The stretch of DNA TCAAACGCCGTGCCCCAGAAAAAAAGCGAAAAGATGACCGCCGCCGGATGCAACCCTGTGCGCCGTCCCATAATCCGGGGCGTCAGTACATAGCCTTCAAGCAGTTGAACCACCGCGAACACGGCAAGAACGCTGGCAAGCAGCAACCACCCGCCGCCCGGCTGAAAAAGGGCAAGCGGTATCGCAACGGCCAGACCCACCACATTTCCGAGATACGGGACAACGTTCAGCAGGCCCAGCGTCAATCCAATCGCGATGCCAAATTGCAGACCCACCATCGAAAAGCCCGCTGCAAAGAGGAGGGCCTGCGCGAGGGCAATGACGATCTGCCCGCGAAAAAAAGCGACCAAAATTGCCGCGAACTCTCGGCACAAATAGATCACATCCTCCCGGGTCTCCTCCTTCAAAAACGGCAGCAAACCCCGCAGCGAATCCACCGAAAAGCCGGTCCCGGTCAGCATGAAAAAGACGTACACCGGAAACGCCATCCATCCCGCAAGACCGGCGATCCGCCCAAACAAACCGGCTCCCGCCTCCGCGGCGCCTCGAGCTGCGCCCCAAAGCCTCTCCGCAATCCAACCGCCGTGCTCGCGCAGTTCACTGCGCACCTCATCACCCTCTTTTGCCCATATTTCCGATAGCCAGGGAAGCCAGACCTCAACCCGATCTACCACAACGTCCACCCACCGTGGCAACTGTTCGGCCAGCATGCGCACCTGCGTCATCGCCATCGTCCCGAACGCCCAAAGCACCGCCAAAACCGTTGCCCCAAGGACCGCAAACAAAAGCGTTGCCGCAAGCCAGGGGTATCTGACCCGGCCGAGCAGCAGGTCATAAGCCGGTTTCAATATGACCGACAAAATCGCGGCCGCTGCAAGCGGCGAGATCACGGGCGAAAAAAAGACCACAAACTTGACGAGAAGCCTGAAAAGGTGAAAGAGAACGAAGGTTATCGCGGCCACGGCGAGCAACGTCAGCGCCGCCGCGATGGCTGCCTGCTGCCGCGGCCCGAATCGAAATGGGATCGTGCTTTCCGAATCAGCTCCGCTACTCATTCTTTGGCATTCCTCGGCGTATGTTTCATTGGCGAACATGAAATTCAATTTTCAGCCAAACTGATCCTTCTTCTTTCGCAGAATGGCAAACTCCTCGACGCTTTGCGCACGTAAAAAGGGATTCGTTTTCTTTTCGATTTCGATCGTTGTGGGCAGCAGAATCTTGCCGGTACTTCGAGCAGCTAGAGCGTCCTGTCTACGCCGTTCCACGTCAGGATTGGACGGATCCACGGTGGCGGCGAAACGCATGTTCTCCGCGAGGTAGTCATGGCCACAATACACGTGAGTGGATCCGGGTAGCGCCGCCAACCGTTGAAGAGAAGTGAACATGAGTTCCGGCGGCAGACCAAACAACCGACCACATCCTCCTGCAAACAGGCAATCGCCGGAGAACAACAACCCAGGTTCCGGATCGGGCAGATAATAGGCGGTATGCTCCCGCCGGTGCCCTGGAGTATCGATCGCTCGAATCTCCAATCCCTGCCAGGTCCATGATTCATCGCGACC from Kiritimatiellia bacterium encodes:
- a CDS encoding hydroxyacylglutathione hydrolase is translated as MQHDLPDRVGLLADGQHRPQGLPVIDEVALMNSVFYKGLEVVLIPFHDNVFYVMLRGGEAVVVDPAASEPVSSILRARNVRLTGVLITHRDPDHVAGVEALVGSGVPIRWPAGRDESWTWQGLEIRAIDTPGHRREHTAYYLPDPEPGLLFSGDCLFAGGCGRLFGLPPELMFTSLQRLAALPGSTHVYCGHDYLAENMRFAATVDPSNPDVERRRQDALAARSTGKILLPTTIEIEKKTNPFLRAQSVEEFAILRKKKDQFG
- a CDS encoding AI-2E family transporter; this translates as MSSGADSESTIPFRFGPRQQAAIAAALTLLAVAAITFVLFHLFRLLVKFVVFFSPVISPLAAAAILSVILKPAYDLLLGRVRYPWLAATLLFAVLGATVLAVLWAFGTMAMTQVRMLAEQLPRWVDVVVDRVEVWLPWLSEIWAKEGDEVRSELREHGGWIAERLWGAARGAAEAGAGLFGRIAGLAGWMAFPVYVFFMLTGTGFSVDSLRGLLPFLKEETREDVIYLCREFAAILVAFFRGQIVIALAQALLFAAGFSMVGLQFGIAIGLTLGLLNVVPYLGNVVGLAVAIPLALFQPGGGWLLLASVLAVFAVVQLLEGYVLTPRIMGRRTGLHPAAVIFSLFFWGTAFDGVLGMILGIPLTAFLVVFWRLLKAKYLKPMI